The genome window TCATGCCTTCGACTTCCCCGGTTTCGTGCCGGCCTATGTGCGCCCGCTGTTCTGTCGCGGCATCGGCCCCTTCCGCTGGGTGGCGCTGTCGGGTGATCCCGAGGACATCCGCAAGACCGATGCCAAGGTCAAGGAGCTGATCCCCGACGATCCGCATCTGCATCACTGGCTGGACATGGCCGAAGCCCGCATCGCCTTCCAGGGCCTGCCGGCGCGCATCTGCTGGGTGGGCCTGGGTCAGCGCCACCGGTTGGGACTGGCCTTCAACGAGATGGTGCGCAATGGTGAGCTGAAGGCGCCGATCGTGATCGGCCGCGATCATCTGGATTCAGGCTCGGTGGCCTCGCCCAATCGCGAAACCGAAGCCATGAAAGATGGTTCCGATGCCGTATCCGACTGGCCGCTGCTGAACGCCATGGGCGCCGTTGCCGGTGGCGCCACCTGGGTGTCGTTGCATCACGGCGGCGGCGTCGGCATGGGCTACTCGCAGCATTCAGGCATCGTCATCGTCTGCGACGGCTCGGCCCACGCCGACCGCCGCATCGCCCGCGTGCTCTGGAACGACCCGGCCATGGGGGTGTATCGCCATCACGATGCCGGCTACCAGATCGCCACCGACTGCGCCCATGAGCAGGGCTTGAAGCTGCCGATGGGGTGAGGGCTGGTTGTTGGTTGTCGGTTGTCGGTTGTTGGGACTCGGCTTTTGTGGGTCCAGACAAGTCTGGACCTACAACAGCCGGCCAATTTCACGCGGCTTCATGGCAAGGCGCACCGATAACGGCACCAATCTCCAACTCCCGCTCCATCGCCGAAACCAGCAACCGACAACCGCTCGACTCCGCGCCTCCGCGTGAGCCCGCTTCTACCGACAACCGACAACCGACAACCGACAACCGGCAACCGGCAACCGGCAACCGGCAACCGGCAACCGACAACCGCTCACCCCGCCGCGCGCTGCTCCAGCATCGCCACGGCCGGCAGGGTCTTGCCTTCGAGGAACTCCAGGAAGGCGCCGCCGCCGGTGCTGATGTAGCCGATGTCCTTTTCGATGCCGTACTTCTCGATGGCCGCAAGGGTGTCGCCGCCGCCTGCGATCGAAAAGGCCGAGGACCTGGCAATGGCTTGTGCGATGGCCTTGGTGCCCTCGCCAAAGGCGTCGAATTCGAACACGCCGACCGGGCCGTTCCAGACCACGGTGCCGGCTTTGGCAATCAGTTCGGCATAGAGGGCAGCGGTCTTCGGGCCGATGTCGAGGATCATCTCCTCTGCCGACACGGTTTCAATGCCCTCGATCGTGCTCTTGGCATCGGCAGCAAAGGCAGGGGCTGTGACCACATCCAGCGGTAGCGGGATGCTGGCACCGCGAGCTTGCGCCTTGGCGACGATGGCGCGGGCGGCGTCGAGCAGATCGGGCTCGTGCAGGGATCGGCCGACACCAAAGCCGGCGGCGGCAATGAAGGTGTTGGCGATGCCGCCACCCACGATCAGCTGGTCGACCTTGTCGACCAAGCTGCCCAGCAGTTCCAGCTTGGTCGAGACCTTGGAGCCGGCGACGATGGCCAGCAACGGCCGCGCCGGTTGTTTCAGTGCCTTGGCCAGGGCATCCAGTTCAGCCGCCAGCAGCGGGCCTGCGCAGGCAATGGGTGCGTACTTGGCGACACCATGGGTCGAGGCCTGGGCCCGGTGAGCGGTGC of Rhodanobacteraceae bacterium contains these proteins:
- a CDS encoding phosphoglycerate kinase — its product is MSFLRMTDLDLHDKRVLIREDLNVPIKDGQISSEQRLTAALPTLREALAAGARVMVMSHLGRPKEGVYDAESSLAPVAEWLSAHLGQAVPLVRDWLEGVELAPGTIALCENVRFNAGEGKDDETLSRRMAALCDVFVMDAFGTAHRAQASTHGVAKYAPIACAGPLLAAELDALAKALKQPARPLLAIVAGSKVSTKLELLGSLVDKVDQLIVGGGIANTFIAAAGFGVGRSLHEPDLLDAARAIVAKAQARGASIPLPLDVVTAPAFAADAKSTIEGIETVSAEEMILDIGPKTAALYAELIAKAGTVVWNGPVGVFEFDAFGEGTKAIAQAIARSSAFSIAGGGDTLAAIEKYGIEKDIGYISTGGGAFLEFLEGKTLPAVAMLEQRAAG